The sequence GTCCTCCCCCAAAGCGGGCGATCGGAAACAGGATGCACGCAATCAGTACTCGCCCGATGCTACCCAAGCTGCTCTTCCTTTTGCAGAAGTCCCAGTTCGGTCAACTTCTGCATAACCAAATAAGCCTCCTCCCTCCCATCAGAAGCATGCATGCCCAACATGACCTCCGCGACCAACTCCGACACCGGTCCACCGATAAACCGCTCCTTCGTCGCCGCATACAGCCAGCACACTTCTGCATCTTCCCCGCTGATCGTGCGACCTCCGAGCGCCTCCGCCACTGCGCGCGGGTAGCACAGCACGGCAAACCGCGCCGCCCCGTTGTCCTGCACCAGTTCTGTGCGCACGCGAAACGCCGGGTCTTGGTTGACCGTCAAGATCCCCATCAGCGCCGTCAGAAACTCATGCGTCAACAGGCACCTCATCCGCGCATCCCGGACGAACCACGGGTCGCGCTGCAAAAATTCATAAAACGCTTCCTCCACGCAGATGCCTTCCCCCGCATACGGCAGCTCGCGATAGTGGGCGTACACGTCCGATTCTACAAACGCGTACACCACCTCCAGCGCCTTGCGCCCCCCGGCTTCCAGCGCTTGAAACACGCGGCTGTACGCGCCGCGTAAACCCCGGTTGAAACCGCGCTCGCCGGCCAGCAGATTGCGGCAGATCTGCTTCGCCGTCGCCGACAGCTCGTCGGGATCCACCGTGGCAAACGCCTGCAACAGCTCGTCCGGCCAGCCCAACTCCTCATACCGCCCGGCCAAAAACGCCTCCCGCGCCGTCCGGTGGTGCAGCAGGCGGTACAAAGCCTGATCCATTCGCAGCACACATGTCATCCCTGCGCCCACCTTCCCACGATCTCCTGCAGGCGCAGGAAGTTCGGTTCGGCTTTGGCGATCAGTGTGCCGTCTTCTGTATATTGAGGGTCTTCGTACGTGACCGCTTTCAACTCGGGGCACAGCGGGAGCAGGTACTCCAGCAATTGCAGCTGCTCCTCGAGCAGCACCCCGTGATGCAGGTCGCGAAACTTGCCCTTGATGATCTGACACCCGGAGAGATGGAACTCAAAGCAGTGTCTTAGCGGCAGCCGTTCCAATCCCTCAAACATCCGCTCGCCCGTGTTTCCTTTCAGCCACTGGTAGCTCAGCACATGGCCGATGTCGATCGTCACGGGCGATCCGGTCTCCACGGCGATCTCGCGAAAATATTCGAACGCATCGAGCTCGCCGATATAAAAATTCGACCCTTCCGTAAAGCCGGCAAATTCCACACAGAGCGGCGCCTTTAGCCGCTCCTGATACTCCGCGATGTTGCGGATGCAGGCCTGCAGCCCTTCTTTCGTCAGATATGGCGGCAGCGGAAAGGGCAGCACTTTACCATGCAGCGACCACAGCCCCAGATCTTCGACGATCCACGCCAGGTCATAGCGTTCGATCATCGCGTTGGTAAACTCGATGATCTCCTCTTTCGCGTAGGGCTCCAGCGCCCCCATGTTCAGCATCGTGTGATGAAACGCCCGATGCCCGATCTCCGGCACTTCCGCAAACAAGCGGTCGTACGCTGCGAAATAATCGTCCGCCCGCAGCCGGTTGCGATGCTTCGGCTGGAAGGCAAAAAACAGATAGGCAAACTGCCCGCGGTGCTTCTCGAAAAAATTTTTCATCTTCGGCGTGATCGTGTCGCCTTCCACACCGTCTTTCACAAATCCGATCTCGCCTCCCCAAGGCAAGTCCATGCCAAGCCCAAGGCCAAGCCGTTTGGCGACCTTGGGCATGCGAATCGTGTACGCCCCCATAAGCGTCCTCCTTACGATGTAGGTAGCCCTAACCCCATTTGTACGAACTGCTGCAGCACCTTGCTCCCCTCGTTGCGCCCTGCCGTAAGCATCAGGTCGTCCCCTTGCTGTACCAGCCCCGCAGGCAACACGAAAAAGCGCTGCCAGCGCAGGTCGGCGACATAGCGCCGTGCAGGCTGACCCGGCCGCTGCGACGCCGTGATCACTTTGACCCAAGGCAGCAGCGTTACCCGTTCCAAGTCCTCCTGCACCGTCCGCATGCCTTTGCGTTCATGCGGCGCGAGGTTGCTGTTTTTCTGCGGTTTGACTGTTTTGTAGATCTCTAAAAACCGCTGCAATCGCTCGTCAAACGTATCCCCGTCTTCATACAAAAAGTCGTTCCCCATCCGGCCCATCCCATAGCTTAACAGCCGGTTGCCCCTGAGTTCTGCCGTGTCTTTCCAGCGGATGTCATACTTCTCCGCCGCTTCCGCAAGAATCGTCTGCGGCTCTGCGACGAGCATCTGCATCACGTCGATGCCGATCTTGTCCGCATTTTGTGCTAAAAACGCCTGCGACGCCGCCACTTCTTCCGGCGTTTCATCGAGGATGCCGCCCATGATCGCGAGCTGCAGCGGAATCCCCGCCCGGTGCAGGTTGTCGATGATCGGCTGGTAGTGGCTGGCCTGCACGCCTTTGTCCAATTTATCGAGCAGGCGTTGCGAGTTCGTCTCATACCCGGCCGACATCAGCACGCAGCCCAACTCCTTCAGCTCCTGCACGAACGCTTCGTCGAGCAGGCACTCCTCAAGGCGGTTGCGCGTCGTGAACTGCAGCGTGTACCCTTGTTCCCGCAAGAGCCGCATCGCATGTTTCACAAGGCGCAAGTTGGTGTTTTCGTCGACAAAATTGATCCGGGTCACGCCGTACGTCTCGATCAGTTCGCGGCATTCGCGGGCCAACTGCCGGGCCGTCTTTTGCTGATAGCTCCCTTCGCGGCGCGAGCGGTTGCCATAAGAGCAGAACACGCACCGCCCGTAG comes from Tumebacillus sp. BK434 and encodes:
- a CDS encoding DUF692 family multinuclear iron-containing protein; protein product: MGAYTIRMPKVAKRLGLGLGMDLPWGGEIGFVKDGVEGDTITPKMKNFFEKHRGQFAYLFFAFQPKHRNRLRADDYFAAYDRLFAEVPEIGHRAFHHTMLNMGALEPYAKEEIIEFTNAMIERYDLAWIVEDLGLWSLHGKVLPFPLPPYLTKEGLQACIRNIAEYQERLKAPLCVEFAGFTEGSNFYIGELDAFEYFREIAVETGSPVTIDIGHVLSYQWLKGNTGERMFEGLERLPLRHCFEFHLSGCQIIKGKFRDLHHGVLLEEQLQLLEYLLPLCPELKAVTYEDPQYTEDGTLIAKAEPNFLRLQEIVGRWAQG
- a CDS encoding radical SAM protein encodes the protein MSKVMLVFPPTTEARLFPYLSLPMITAYLRRQGVEVGQYDFNLDVCHRLFSKQRLREFLQESERTSQGLLKEEYRAELARYLLEHHDRLWQDVIEKKSGSVRDTAASLPFVRQGVELLLEGSVLREELTSLEKIAKRALEFELAEEPAAYAGKDPAATELYERLRETLLQEQPDVFAVSVAYYSQLLPTLLLARWVKELRPQTFVIVGGQQMMLRGEQICAIPAFVRHLDGIGLGAGEETMDKLMQALAGQLPQAEVPDFVWLQQGQIGRRGPRSTVGIQQVPTPDFAGLNVKGYLHEEFHFGLTTCVGCYYGRCVFCSYGNRSRREGSYQQKTARQLARECRELIETYGVTRINFVDENTNLRLVKHAMRLLREQGYTLQFTTRNRLEECLLDEAFVQELKELGCVLMSAGYETNSQRLLDKLDKGVQASHYQPIIDNLHRAGIPLQLAIMGGILDETPEEVAASQAFLAQNADKIGIDVMQMLVAEPQTILAEAAEKYDIRWKDTAELRGNRLLSYGMGRMGNDFLYEDGDTFDERLQRFLEIYKTVKPQKNSNLAPHERKGMRTVQEDLERVTLLPWVKVITASQRPGQPARRYVADLRWQRFFVLPAGLVQQGDDLMLTAGRNEGSKVLQQFVQMGLGLPTS